ttttctttccctttctgaTTTGCTGCTTCTGTCTCTtgaaaaaatgtagcagaagtcagtccTGCCTCTCTAGCTGTCTCCGGCTATATTGGTTCCAAAGCCAGAACCACCAGGGCAAAGAACTGCGAAGTACTTCAAAACCATTCACATTGTTAATGAAAGCataattatattttgtatattttgatccagtgttttttttttttgcaatacaggtatgggatttattatctagaatgctatggacctggggttttccagataagagatctttccataatttggacctctatacaggtatgggatttattatccagaatgctagggacctggtgttttccagataagagatctttccataatttggacctctatacaggtatgggatttattatccagaatgctcaggacctggagttttccagataagagatctttccataatttggatctttatacaggtataggatttattatctagaatgctatggacctggggttttccagatgagggatctttccgtaattaaaTCTTCATATCTTTAGTcagcttaaaaataatttaaacattaaataaacccaataaggattcattcctATTTCCCAATACACATATTTATACCAAATACAATGGTTGCTGCCAAGTAATATTTTATATGAAGAGGTTGGTCCAAAAAGGATAGAAAATGTTTTAGTTTTCAATATAATCTTCCCTTCCCTGTCAATTGTTCACACATCAGTACAAagtatatttatgtttttgatcGATCTATTAAAAAAGGACCCTAACCCTATGGATTAAATATGTGGGGTACACAGGCATCTCCCCCAACAGAATAACTTTGGGTTGTGCTGCACTGGATTTATATCTGGCGCTGCCCTAGACCCTCCTCCCCATGATTATTATACATGCCCTGAATAGATTGGATTGCCCCTCCCGCCCCTCAGTGCTGTCACCAGATTTTTGTATCAATTGTCTGACTGAGGGCTTTtggttatttttgaaaaaaaaaacaagtttttacTACATATGCAACTGAAGGCTACTGCCCTAAGTGCTGCCCTACCCTTGGGTTCCTATAGAAAATATGACCCCGGGGCTACATGAGTGTCTAGAAACTTACACAGATCACAGTCATTTACTAcacatttttctgtagtttttttgtgttactaaatCATACTTCTATCCATCAATAAATAATTTTGGTGTTCCAGGATACCTCAGTTTGTTACTGGCATTAATCAATCACATTACATTAGCTCTAGCTGCCTGAGTGCTTGAAAAGCTAAATTATACTTGGCTAATTGAGCTTCATGTGGCTAGAAAAAAGGCAGATATTACAGGTATCCCACCAATTTCCTGATGATGCCTTTAGACTAGCATAAAGGGAACAGGGCAGGTGTGCATAGAAGAGATCAGATTGCtacagcccatacacaggccgacagTATCTGCTGAGTGAGGCAACAACTTAGTGGTCCATGTACGGAACCAACAGTCTGTCCAATCAATGTCAAGCTGCAGATCAGCCCGATATCtactgggcaggtttaaaaatactgTTGGGCCACATTGGACAGTTGTTGTGGTCTTCTGAGTATGTAACAGCCACTAAGCctgacccctcccccccccaggtgTTAAACCGGATTTGCCAAACATGCAGATCTTTCCCAAGTAATAATAGATGTGAGATTCATTCCCAGGCAGTTGCCACAATAACACAGACACTGAGAGTCTCTAGATCGCAGCTAATTTCTGCCATGTTGCGCAGCCGGCGCCCCAGCCCGTACCTTCCcaggcttagaatagcagagaAATAGTGAGCGACAGTCTGTCCTTGACATATTTTCTAGGGGaaattaatcctatcattgttttctatttcacccagtttctagtgaaacttaaacacattagtTCTAGGAATGAGCGCCAATATACCTAacatggctgctggagcacttcctgtttgggaaaaataaagaggattcatggaaatgaatggttATTTAAATTTCACGTATTTGACAAAATATTTGgctcaaaaaaattgtgatttttcaaACAATAATCTCAATATTTTCGTTTGACCTTACCAACATTATGGAGACCTTTAATAAATGGAAGAATGATTCTGTGTTACTTGAAAAAATACCAAGTTCAATTTATATGAGTTTATATGAGGCCAGAAatattctagttttagtaaatctgccccagggTGTACATCTGCCCCAGTGTGTACATACTACTTGCCCTCGGGCACAGGGGGGGCTCATAGACATCAGGGAATTGGGGGCTTCACACCGGCCTTTAGAAGTTGTTACTTGCAGGGTTCCCCTATCCCTTTGTACGTACACATGCAATTGCCTTGTACCTAGTAGTGCTTTTTAAAGCTGAAGGAATTCACACATGTAGGACTAGTTGGGGGCCACATACATAACTAGAGGCGCCCCTCACTGGCACCATTTCATTCTAACTAGATGAGAAGTGGTGCCATTAACTACATAACACAGTGCACATATGTCTGACTCCAATAACAGACACATTCAGATTTGTTGCCCCCCCCCTCACCCTGCACCAACAACCCACCTCCAACAGCCTTTCCCCTGGAAACTGCCACTTAAAGCCAGCAATTGCAGCTGTGGCCCCAGCAAGAAGGCTAGTGTGTGTGGCGTAGGAGCCCAAGGCAACCCTGTACCAGTTAGGGACATTAGTGATTTGGGTGAGGTAAATGGGAACCTGTATTTATGCCGCTGACATATAATGTACATAAACCTACATAGAAACAAACTGGTTGAGGTTAAAATGTTTAATCTTTTCCCAGAATAGTTTTATTTCTAGCTATGTTAATATCATCAGTCTAAACAAATTGTCAGACATTATAACATCACCATCATTCAGCCAGTATAACATCACCATGacgaccattgtgacatcaccatcACACAGCCAGTATGagcattatgacatcactaaCCAAAGTTTACTTAGAGTGTGCTGTTTCCTGCTGTGTCTCATTCGCTTGTTGTTTGGCTACGAGCAACAAGCGATATGCGTTTCCAgcattttttcatacatttttttattcttttatttttattttttatattcactAATTCAGCTACTGTTCCTACATTATTATGTCTGAAATGTGACAAGGATTTCGAAAAAATCAAGGATGAATTCATACACTTATTTGACATGAAAGATGTACTTGGATCTTCCAAACTGGATTTTATTAAGCCAgctataaagaaaatatttactgCTACGTTTGAGGTAGTTATTGCCAAGATGGAAGAGAGGAGACTGGGTAAGTATTAGCTCTGTAACTAATATGCCCTGCCGGCAGCACTGGGCTTTATAAAGCATATTTCTGTTAGTAGTATGTCATTATATTGTCTGTTACAAATGTTTCAtaatataatgttttcttttttaatggcCAATGTTTAATGCAAAACTCAGTACCATAAAATATAAACGTCTTtcctttagggatgcactgaatccgaACCCCAATCAAAAAACACAGTTGCAAAAAATACCCCACAatccttaatttttaaaaaaaaaatctggaaattTACAGCCTAATTGTTCCCTGTGATTTTGTTGCCATAGCAAAACTTGAATATAATGAACTTGTTCAGATTATACATATGAAACCCACGACAAATTACAATGATGGGAGCATTTTGTCGAgattataatgttttttttgaaaaatgctcACAGTTACATTATAACAGATATACTCTGAGGATTCAGCCAAGTCCAACATTTTCTGAATCTGCCATTGTTTTGTTCACATTTTCATTTCaaatagggttcagatttggtattTTCTCTGAATCTTTTGCGGGGGATTCAGTATTGGTCCCAGTGCAGGAATGATGGATTTGGTGCTTTACTAAATAACCGAGTTACAGGCCTACTGTATATAATCACTTTATAGTCCCATTAATGCACATTCAGATAAACCCAGTATGTGAAATTCAAGACAAATGTAATAATCTGTTTCTTTTACAGATAAAATCGGGATAAGTGAATTGGCCAAGGAGTTCAGGAAAACAATGAAATCTATAAAAGATACTAAAGCTAAAGGTAAGCTTAATTCTACTAAAGTGATGTTTATTGGAGACCAAGCTCTACCATGCAACAGTAATCTAGTTGCTGgaataaaggaggccatacactgccagatccACCAAACAAGTGGAACTGGATCCAATTCGaccccccccatgcacagagccAAAGTAgactgatccaattgttggcccccGGGGTCAGTGATTGGATCATACACTGGGGCCTATGGAGGCCTGTCGGATGAGGATCACATTAATGCCCCCTAAATACACTCTTTGCCCAATGGGATGTTTAAACCTGtgcaattgatatctggccactTTAAGTGACTTTACCAAACAGATGAAAGAGACAAAATAGAAAGGTTCATCTTTTAAAAAGCGCTACATAATAATCCTATTTTATAGCTGTTTGGGTCAGATTTGTCCTGTTAATAATTCAACAATTCAACAACCCTGCCGTTAGGAATGAGAATTGCCCCCAATATAAAGTTGTATCTAATGCAAGAGAATGTCATTCTAaccaacttcccaatatacacaACTTCAGCTCTTTGTTCTGAACTCTGCCTCTTTTTGTGTTTATACAGGAACCGAATTTATCAAGGCCATAGAATCCAACATCCAAGAGCTTAAACAGAAAGCCGAGATTATTGCTCAAACGTTTGAGCAAGAACGTAAGTAATTTAACCTCAATAAATACCTATACAGCTGTCTTGTCTTATATATGCATGAACCCCCCTCTAATAGAAAGGATAAGCCACTAGCAGATATGAAACATAATAATATATCCGCTTAATCTAAACTCTTGTTTCTAAGGGATATGTTTGACCTTAATTAACTTGAAATATTTACTAATTGTTCTCCGTTTTCCTTTTCAGGTTCATGCCCCAATCTGAAAGGTGGCTTCAAATGTGGTGAGTAAAGTCTAATGCTTCAGTGACAGAGTTtggttatttaatattatatacttactatttttatagtatttttccATCCATAGTACCTGGCGCATGGGGTATGGGTACCAGTGAGGATAGTGGGTACATGCAAGGTGACACACAGTAAATGCAATACTTTATGCAATATTATATGGCACAGGTAGCGCACTCATATGTAGGATCTTGTATGAGTAACAGCCATCTCCAATGATGCttataccccctgtgccccctgtctGGGGAGAGGCCAATGCAACAGACAGACTAAAGAGTCTTGTATTTCTGATCTTAGTGCTAATGATGATATTTACTGTACTTACACTGCTTATCCATTAGTTTATATTACAGTTAAGGATACATTACTATGTATGGCCCTGActctgcaaagggaaagtaacataTAGCCATTCCATCCTTAGTGACTTATTCAGTGCCAGACTGGGCCCACCAGACACGTTGAGGTCCCACTGACAAACATTAGATACAAACAGTTCTAAATGTAACAGGTGTCATACAGACCTCTTGGAGGGgtataagaaagggctgatgggattAGTACTAGCTGGGGCCCACAGGGAGATCCCCCAGTACCCTggcaggccagtccgacccttgtGACTTTAGCTTTGTGTAACTTTGTACTGATATATaatcattttctatatttctagGAGTTCTTGAGCAGAAAATTATTCAGTGCGGCACATGCAAAGAGCAGACTCTGGTGTGTGTCGGGGGCTCCAATGAGAAGAAATGTGAcggtatgtatttatacatacagttcCATAGAGCTTGATGTTATACAATAACGTAATAGAAATGTCACTGTATTGCTTGGAGAGGCCTCTTGTTAGAGTGAGGGAAAATTAATTTACtaattaaattatttcttttcttttttagaaaCTGTGTCCAACTGCCTGATGTGTGTGTGTCGGGCAGGAGTTTGTCACCGTAAGTACTTACAGCTTCCACATTCATGTCTgactacaatataatatatactactAGCACTGGTTTTtacattgcaattacatttacaaataatatttaaatcAATATACATGTcaattggaaagttacttagaattacataATCTTCCACCAAGCATAACTATTGTGGCTGTGCCCCTGCCAGGAATGAAAATCTaaatctattcatttctatatctGCAGACAGAACAACTAAGCAACTGTGTCAGCCTTGCACAGGCTACCAGAAGTGCCTCAATGAGGTGTTACATTGTAAAGGTGAGTTGTGTTCTCTTTTGGGTCTTTGTAGGGTTCTGGCTGGGCTCAGTCAGCGCTTGAGAGGAACAAATTCATGTTTATTGCAATATTTGTATCTTATAGATCAGGATCTCCGAGTTGCTGAAGGCGAAGACCTAAAGTTTGACTGCAACCTAAAATTTCTCAACCTTGTTGATGAAAAGTttgaatttgttttagaaaagGTAAATTGCCACAATTATCTATATACTGATTAATCAATTCATTACTCCCATTGGAGTGTGATGAAGAGTGAGGAGGGATATAAGTGTAAACTTTGTTGATGAAAGGCCTTTAGTTTGCCAGTTTGTTTAGGAATACTGATATTTGTCACTATCATATAACATGGTTTTACCATTTCTTGTTTTGTAGAGAGAAGAATCGGGCGTCTCATCCACGCAGACCGCCAACAAACCGAACTTCCTTATAGCAAAAGCCGGCAAGGAAGTTTCAGGCCGTTACAGCTGTACGGCAAAGGCCAAAGATGTAATGTTTCCAATAAGCAGAGTGGATTTTACAGTAAAAGgtaagtatttattattaaatagcaCTGATTCAACCATGTGTATCTGTCTGTGGGTAGATAAAATGGAAATAAGTACAGCATTCAGGGTATTAAACACTGACCCAACATTTTGGTCCTATCTCATATTCTCCTTAGAATTACACATAGTGAGGAGTCCTTATTACACTCTGTCATTCTAAACAAGAACTTTTCTTTTCTAGAATACATAATTTTTTCATACTGTTATTTAGGAAGCCTGATCTAATACCCAGTATAACAAATATTCATCTTTATTTCTCATGTGTAGTTGTGAGCCCACCAGAACCTGAATTTCTGGGCTCATCAGTTCCATCTCCTGctgaaaaatttaaatttaaagataTCCGGTTGGCCAAGATAATGGTTATAACTGGCACTGTAACCTGCTTGGCCATTACTGCATCGATAATGACCTGTATATGGTAAGTGTGCTTTAAGTAACATTGGGAATTAAAGCTTGGGGCAATAAGAATTAAGGATATAAGAAATAAGGTTAGACCCCTTGGAAGGAGCCTCACACGACTGTTTTTGATGTTTCAGTTTATTAATAAGAGAAAGCCACAAAGAAGAAGAGGCTCGTGCCCAGAAGAAACAAACGGTACTGGAAGAAGTGAAGATTTCCATGGATAGTGAGAAGAGCAAACCGGGCACTAGAGAAAAGGCAACACAAACAGATGTCTGAGGGCAACAGCTATTCCATTTGTCTATGGCTGTACCCCCAACGGCATTCTGTTACGTGTATCGGCGCAGGTTAAATATCAACAAACCTAAAGTGATCTTATTCTGCCCTGAATACTTAAACAGCGCTCTCTCTTTATACCCCCTTATTCTAACACTCAGTTGGTGAGGAAGGGCGATCGAGGGATGGTGGGCGGGTTGGGGGTATAAAGAGGGAGCAGACGCTGCTGTTGTGTATTCAGAGCTGACAGATCAGAAGATCTATAGATTGAAAGAAGATCTCTGTGATTATAAAATGAGCCTGTCCCACCGCTCATGgacaaggagccaatggggcaGAACCGTTGTGGACATCGCAGAGGAGTCacaaaaatctttgtttttgtctataaaaatacaataaatgttgtttttattgcatttctgtaGTCTCTATTGTATTTATTGGATGCTATTCTATGATAAACTATAAGGATCATGCAAACTATTTTATACGTCTTGGGGGAATTCATAacaatgctttaaaaatgttgtttttgcgCCTCCTTATTCACAGCCTAATTCCCTGTAATTTTTCCACTTCTACCAACAATTTTCAAATAATCACGACATTTTAACAGACATTTTTTAAGCTAAAATGTGACCGGCTAATTTGGCTTATGTCTTTTAGAGAACATGTACACACTTTTTAAATGTGGCGGCATTacaacaaatccataaaactataagataCCTTTTGTGAATTTCTCATGCACACTTTAAGAACTGTGTACTTGCCGACACTTTTGTGAAATCCCCCATAGAATTATGTATAAAACTTAATAAAAATTATTCTTTAGCCCAATGTACTTGTTTGAGGGTAAATAACTTGAATGAATTactccagcagcccccccattctcactgtacatacatatactCATATAACATACATGAAACCATAATATTAGCTTGCAGCACTGCACCAGCCTTTATATATTGTAGCAGGTAGTGCCCCGAGCTATTCTCTTTCCTCGTATTACTTTGGCCGCTGCACATCTGCTGAAGGTTTCATTAGACCTGAGAAGGCCACGTGACTCATTGTCTTCATTCATCCCTCCACCTATTGCACTGATATGGTGATAGAGCGCCATCTTTTGGCAAGTCAGATGCAGATGATGTTGTCAAATAACAAAGCTACAGTATATCTAAACAAGGTGATATTATGACAAAGCCTTCATTCAGCAGAGCAGCATCAACCTAACTGCAGGGTTAATAGGACTTAGAAACAGTATATACTGAAATACCAGCCCCTAGGGGCATTATCTGGGTAATCATAAAATACAGGGAAATACTGAGAGGCATCATagagccatactgtgcctgccctaccctgtttctgtgtgccatactctgccttccctacccatcctgtgtgtgtgccatactttgcctgccctatgcttcctgtgtgtgccatactctgcctgccctaccctgtttctgtgtgtgccatactctgcctgccctaccctgtttctgtgtgccatactctgccttccctactcatcctgtgtgtgtgccatactttgcctgccctatgcttcctgtgtgtgccatactctgcctgcccttccctgtttctgtgtgtgccatactctgcctgccctacccatcctgtgtgtgtgccatactttgcctgccctatgcttcctgtgtgtgctatactctgcctgccctaccctgtttctgtgtgtgccatactctgcctgccctaccccgtttctgtgtgtgccatactctgcctgccc
The sequence above is a segment of the Xenopus tropicalis strain Nigerian chromosome 7, UCB_Xtro_10.0, whole genome shotgun sequence genome. Coding sequences within it:
- the LOC101731115 gene encoding uncharacterized protein LOC101731115, which gives rise to MRFQHFFIHFFILLFLFFIFTNSATVPTLLCLKCDKDFEKIKDEFIHLFDMKDVLGSSKLDFIKPAIKKIFTATFEVVIAKMEERRLDKIGISELAKEFRKTMKSIKDTKAKGTEFIKAIESNIQELKQKAEIIAQTFEQERSCPNLKGGFKCGVLEQKIIQCGTCKEQTLVCVGGSNEKKCDETVSNCLMCVCRAGVCHHRTTKQLCQPCTGYQKCLNEVLHCKDQDLRVAEGEDLKFDCNLKFLNLVDEKFEFVLEKREESGVSSTQTANKPNFLIAKAGKEVSGRYSCTAKAKDVMFPISRVDFTVKVVSPPEPEFLGSSVPSPAEKFKFKDIRLAKIMVITGTVTCLAITASIMTCICLLIRESHKEEEARAQKKQTVLEEVKISMDSEKSKPGTREKATQTDV